A genomic window from Bicyclus anynana chromosome 11, ilBicAnyn1.1, whole genome shotgun sequence includes:
- the LOC128198524 gene encoding uncharacterized protein LOC128198524 yields MDRNVLESFLKEENISTPLELIDSTTKACEKAMPKKGIRKKAPVYWWNEQIREKRDFCTKCRRKYTRQRRKKYINISNKEEQNDEEIRLREEYKSAKIALQLAISKSKEKQWKELCEEVDKDTWGLGYRIVTNKLRRQPPSLNMALIRSAVDVLFPIHDDFCRIAEDASQTVEVTTEEIKSAAKSLCELEEERVKARGLDKDGENVALHVQQHRHLKRDCPKRKAIDNDQSGGHAFISHTSIEYTPQQNGKAEREIRTLVESARSMISSKNLPKELWAEAINNAVYIINRTGKSKVEDIMIEIPEMTQREGDSTSSESQETEDEYLELENVSNPTLTTGEDSSSEEEIVTSRGRRVVRPGWQKNYDLGFAVWGEEPKSYKEAMQSTDSDKWKEAISYLEDRRVKVKDCTGKEDVIKVSSGVPQGSILGPTLWNILYDGVLHLKQEEGIQLVGFADDLALVVVANTEKSLMTRANTALRRINAWMKEKKLALAPEKTEAIVFSGRRKLDPIKFVVEDMAVAPKEHVKYLGVWLDKSLNYKKHVEEVAKKSQNLVEALHKLMPTRGGPRASKRRVLASVAHSVILYGAPIYENTMRVELYRKKLEAVQRRMAIGITPVMPIAIRHCI; encoded by the exons ATGGACCGAAATGTTCTGGAAAGTTTCCTAAAGGAAGAAAATATTAGTACACCACTTGAACTAATAGACAGCACCACGAAGGCGTGCGAAAAAGCTATGCCCAAGAAAGGAATACGCAAGAAAGCACCGGTATACTGGTGGAATGAGCAAATAAGAGAGAAGAGAGATTTCTGCACCAAATGCCGGAGAAAATACACTCGCCAGAGACGAAAAAAGTACATAAACATCTCCAACAAAGAGGAACAAAACGACGAAGAAATAAGACTTAGAGAGGAATACAAGTCCGCAAAAATAGCTCTACAACTGGCTATATCAAAGTcgaaagaaaaacagtggaaaGAACTTTGCGAAGAAGTAGACAAAGATACTTGGGGCTTGGGTTACAGAATAGTCACCAATAAATTGCGACGACAACCCCCAAGTCTAAATATGGCACTGATTAGATCAGCGGTCGATGTCCTTTTTCCTATCCACGACGACTTCTGCCGGATTGCAGAAGATGCTTCTCAAACAGTTGAAGTGACTACAGAAGAGATCAAGTCAGCTGCAAAAAGCCTGTGTGAAC TTGAGGAAGAGAGAGTGAAGGCCAGAGGTTTGGACAAGGATGGTGAAAATGTAGCGCTTCATGTTCAACAGCATA GACATTTGAAACGGGACTGTCCTAAGAGAAAAGCCATCGATAATGATCAGAGTGGGGGTCATGCGTTTATAAGTCAT ACAAGTATAGAATATACTCCTCAACAGAACGGTAAAGCTGAGAGGGAGATTAGGACATTGGTAGAATCAGCGAGGTCTATGATAAGTAGTAAGAATTTACCTAAAGAGTTGTGGGCTGAAGCCATTAATAATGCAGTGTATATCATCAATAGGACAGGCAAAAGTAAGGTAGAAG ATATTATGATAGAAATACCAGAGATGACACAGAGAGAAGGAGATTCTACATCGAGTGAAAGTCAGGAAACAGAAGACGAGTACCTTGAGCTAGAGAATGTGTCAAATCCAACATTGACAACAGGAGAAGACTCTAGTAGTGAAGAGGAAATAGTGACAAGCAGAGGTAGAAGAGTTGTAAGACCAGGATGGCAAAAGAATTATGATTTAGGTTTTGCGGTATGGGGTGAGGAGCCTAAGAGTTATAAAGAGGCCATGCAAAGTACTGACTCTGACAAATGGAAAGAAGCTATAAG CTATCTTGAAGACAGACGCGTCAAAGTTAAAGATTGTACGGGAAAAGAGGATGTTATTAAAGTCAGCAGTGGGGTGCCCCAAGGATCAATCCTAGGGCCGACTCTCTGGAACATTCTATACGACGGGGTTCTCCACCTTAAACAGGAAGAGGGCATCCAGCTAGTGGGTTTTGCCGACGATCTGGCGCTAGTAGTTGTTGCAAATACAGAGAAATCTCTCATGACTAGGGCAAACACAGCGCTCCGACGAATCAATGCATGGATGAAGGAAAAGAAGCTTGCTTTAGCACCTGAGAAGACTGAGGCTATTGTTTTTAGCGGAAGGCGGAAACTAGATCCAATAAAGTTTGTAGTTGAGGATATGGCAGTTGCTCCTAAAGAGCACGTTAAATACCTCGGGGTGTGGCTCGATAAAAGCCTCAACTACAAAAAACACGTTGAAGAGGTCGCCAAAAAATCCCAAAACTTGGTCGAGGCACTGCACAAACTGATGCCAACAAGAGGGGGACCTAGAGCGAGCAAGAGGAGAGTACTGGCTTCGGTAGCTCACTCCGTTATTCTCTACGGAGCGCCGATTTACGAAAATACCATGAGAGTCGAACTGTATCGGAAAAAATTAGAGGCAGTACAGAGGCGGATGGCAATAGGCATAACTCCAGTTATGCCTATTGCCATCCGCCATTGCATATAG